The sequence below is a genomic window from Flavobacterium keumense.
CTGCCAACTCTTGATTTTTATCTACATCTATCTTTATCACTTTAGCTTTATCACCAAGTGCTGCTGCCACATCTCTTATCACTGGATGCATAGAAACAGATGACTCATTCCAATCGGTATAAAAATCAATTAACACCGGAATTTGTGCATTTATAAGTTCTCCAAATTTTGACATAAACCAAAAATTTAATTAGTATAATCTGCTTTAAAAGAGACAAATATTTTACAAATGTAACATTTTTAACTAATTACACTACATTATTCCCTTTTTTTAGCTCTATTACCGTAATTTCAGGCATAATTCCAACTCTTCCAGAGTACGCATGAAACCCAAATCCTCGATTCACATATACATACCTGCCTTTATTTTCATATAAACCTGCCCATTGTTTATACACATATTGTGCCAAACTCCATTTAAAATAGCCCGGAATTTCAATTCCAAACTGCATTCCGTGTGTATGACCCGATAAAGTGAGATGAAAATTTTTCTTGTGATGTTGCACTATATAGTCCCAATGACTTGGATCGTGACTCATCAAAATTTTAAAATCGTTTTTGTCTAATCCTTCAGAAGCTTTATCTAAATCGCCTAATTTTTTAAAATTATGTCCCCAATTTTCAACACCAACTAAAGCTATTTTTTGATCGCCTTTTTCAATGAAAGTGTGTTTATTTAAAAGTAATTTAAAATCAATTTGCCCATACAAGTCCTTAATAGCTTGGAAATTTGCTTCTTTCTCTTTTTCAGAAGGCCAAGTCACATATTCGCCATAATCATGATTGCCAAGAACCGAATACTTACCGTATTTATGTTCTTTAATCCTGTTAAAAACTCCTATCCAAGGAAGCATTTCTTTAGCATGCGTATTTACAATATCTCCTGTAAACAAAATCATATCTGAATCTTGTTGGTTTATCAAATCTATAGCGTAATTGATTTTTTCAGGATTATCAAAACTACCGCTATGCACATCCGAAATCTGTGTGATTTTAAACCCATCAAATTCTTCTGGTAAATCCGGGAAATAAATACGCTGCTTAATTACTTTAAAATTGTACTTCCCTTCAAAAATACCATACACCAAAGATAAAAAAGGAATAGACGCTAATCCTAAACCCATCTGACTTACAAATTTTCTTCGTGAAGCAAAGAAAGGCTGATCTTTCTTCTTCTTTGCCAAATAATTTACAGATCCTTTTCCTACTCTGAAAAAATCTTCAGTAAGCATAACGATTGCCAAAACTGCTTTAGGTAAATACACCATTAATGCAAATCCTAATACTATCATTGTTTTTCTAGTTTGACCAATTGAACGATCAAATTGAGAAACAGAATAGATAAAATAAACCGCCAACAAGAGTGAAATCGCTTGATACAACACCAGCATTTTTTTTCGTTTCAAAAGTGTTCGAAGTGCCTGAAAGGAAAACCACTCTATAGCACCCCAAATTAGAAAAAAGATTAGTAAAACAGTAATCATTAAATTAGGACAATAACGTATTAATAAGAGGCAAAATAACAACTTAATTGCACAAAACAGGCTTTAATTAATTAAAATTTAACTCTAAAAGAAAACTTTCGTTCGGTTTCCTTATTTTTACGGATTCAAATTTTAGAACAAAAACAAATGTCTGCTAAAAAACGTCTTTTTCTCCTTGATGCCTACGCCTTAATTTTTAGAGGGTATTATGCCTTCATAAAAAATCCAAGAATTAACTCTAAAGGATTAGACACATCCGCCATTATGGGATTTATGAATTCTTTAATGGATGTGATTAAACGAGAAAAACCAGATCATTTGGCTGTTGCTTTTGATAACGGAGGTAGTGATTTACGGAATGAGATTTTTCCAGAATACAAAGCCCATCGAGATGCTACGCCCGAAGCTATCAAAATTGCGGTTCCTTATATTCAAGAATTACTTCGTGCCATGCACATTCCTATTATTGAGGTAAAAGGATACGAAGCGGATGACTTAATTGGTACTATTGCTAAACAAGCGGAAAAACAGAATTATCAAGTTTTCATGGTAACACCTGATAAAGATTATGCGCAACTAGTTTCAGAAAATATTTTCATGTACAAACCTGCCCGAATGGGTAACGGAATCGAAATTTGGGGAATCCCTGAAGTTTTAGAAAAATTTGAAGTAGAACGACCGGAACAGGTGATTGATTTCCTGGGTATGATGGGAGATGCAGCGGATAATATTCCTGGTTTGCCTGGAGTAGGCGAAGTAACCGCTAAAAAATTATTAAAAGAATTTGGCTCTATGGAGAACCTTTTAGCAAATACAGACAAGCTGAAAGGAAAAATGAAGGATAATATTGAAGCCAATAAAGACAAAGGAATTTTATCTAAAACTTTGGCAACCATCTTATTAGATTGCCCCGTTCAATTTGATGAAACCGATTACGAGTTATCTACTCCCGATGTAGACAAAACAGATGCTTTATTTAAGGAATTGGAATTTCGTAGAATGGCAGAACAATTTGATGCCATTTTCAGAAAAGGAGAAACAGCACCCGTAATAGACGAAGCCAAATTATATAAAAAACCACAACCTAAAACTGAAGAACAATTTGATCTTTTTGGAAGTGCTATTAATGAAGGTTCCGAAGAAACACGTCACCAATATTACAATTCGTTAAAAAACACGGAGCATTCGTATCAAATTATTCAAGGTGATTTAGGAATCAAATTATTATTGCAGAACCTACAAAACCAAACTTCGGTTTGTTTTGATACCGAAACAACAGGATTAGACGCCTTACACGCCGAATTGGTCGGGATTTCATTTTCGTATGAAAAAGGAAAAGGATTTTACGTTCCATTTCCTGAGAACCAAACAGAAGCTCAACCTTTAATTGAAAAATTAATTCCTTTTTTCGAAAATGAAAACATTGAAAAAATAGGTCAGAATTTAAAATATGATTTAAAAGTATTGTCGAATTATGGCATTACTGTAAAAGGTAAATTATTCGACACCATGATTGCACATTATCTAATCAACCCGGATATGCGTCACAATATGGATATTTTATCTGAAACGTATTTGAAATATGCACCTCAATCTATTGAAACGCTAATTGGCAAAAAGGGGAAAAATCAAAAATCGATGCGTGAGGTTCCTTTAGAGGAAATAAAAGAATATGCGGTAGAAGATGCTGATGTAACCTTACAGCTTTCTGAACTATTCAATACTGAACTAGAGAAAACACACACTAAAAAATTATTTGAAGAAATCGAAATTCCTTTGGTTACTGTTTTGGCAAGTATGGAAACAGAAGGAATCAATCTAGACGTTCCATTTTTACACTCTTTATCGAAAGAATTAGGTGACGATATTTCTCAATTGGAAAGTCGCATTTACGAAATTGCAGGAGAAAAATTCAATTTGGCTTCCCCTAAACAATTGGGAGATATTTTATTTGACAAACTAAAAATTGGCGGAGCCAAACAAAAGAAAACCAAAACTGGTCAATATGCTACTGG
It includes:
- a CDS encoding thioredoxin family protein, with the protein product MSKFGELINAQIPVLIDFYTDWNESSVSMHPVIRDVAAALGDKAKVIKIDVDKNQELADALRIKGLPTLMIYKEGQMVWRQSGELDANAIISLVQEQI
- a CDS encoding metallophosphoesterase gives rise to the protein MITVLLIFFLIWGAIEWFSFQALRTLLKRKKMLVLYQAISLLLAVYFIYSVSQFDRSIGQTRKTMIVLGFALMVYLPKAVLAIVMLTEDFFRVGKGSVNYLAKKKKDQPFFASRRKFVSQMGLGLASIPFLSLVYGIFEGKYNFKVIKQRIYFPDLPEEFDGFKITQISDVHSGSFDNPEKINYAIDLINQQDSDMILFTGDIVNTHAKEMLPWIGVFNRIKEHKYGKYSVLGNHDYGEYVTWPSEKEKEANFQAIKDLYGQIDFKLLLNKHTFIEKGDQKIALVGVENWGHNFKKLGDLDKASEGLDKNDFKILMSHDPSHWDYIVQHHKKNFHLTLSGHTHGMQFGIEIPGYFKWSLAQYVYKQWAGLYENKGRYVYVNRGFGFHAYSGRVGIMPEITVIELKKGNNVV
- the polA gene encoding DNA polymerase I, which translates into the protein MSAKKRLFLLDAYALIFRGYYAFIKNPRINSKGLDTSAIMGFMNSLMDVIKREKPDHLAVAFDNGGSDLRNEIFPEYKAHRDATPEAIKIAVPYIQELLRAMHIPIIEVKGYEADDLIGTIAKQAEKQNYQVFMVTPDKDYAQLVSENIFMYKPARMGNGIEIWGIPEVLEKFEVERPEQVIDFLGMMGDAADNIPGLPGVGEVTAKKLLKEFGSMENLLANTDKLKGKMKDNIEANKDKGILSKTLATILLDCPVQFDETDYELSTPDVDKTDALFKELEFRRMAEQFDAIFRKGETAPVIDEAKLYKKPQPKTEEQFDLFGSAINEGSEETRHQYYNSLKNTEHSYQIIQGDLGIKLLLQNLQNQTSVCFDTETTGLDALHAELVGISFSYEKGKGFYVPFPENQTEAQPLIEKLIPFFENENIEKIGQNLKYDLKVLSNYGITVKGKLFDTMIAHYLINPDMRHNMDILSETYLKYAPQSIETLIGKKGKNQKSMREVPLEEIKEYAVEDADVTLQLSELFNTELEKTHTKKLFEEIEIPLVTVLASMETEGINLDVPFLHSLSKELGDDISQLESRIYEIAGEKFNLASPKQLGDILFDKLKIGGAKQKKTKTGQYATGEEILSYLAKDNEIVSAILDWRSLVKLQNTYVEALPLQVDSKTHRVHTDYMQTVAATGRLSSNNPNLQNIPIRTERGRQIRKAFIARDENHTLLSADYSQIELRIIAALSGEENMIKAFQHGEDIHKSTAAKVFNVPLEEVTKEQRSHAKTVNFGIIYGVSAFGLSNQTSLSRAESAALIEAYYNTYPKLKSYIQEQIENAREKGFVQTILGRRRYLKDINSANAVVRGAAERNAVNAPIQGSAADIIKIAMINIHKRLIAENWKSKMLLQVHDELVFDVHNSEIEKIQPMIKHEMEQAVILSVPLEVEIGIGKDWLEAH